In Plasmodium vinckei vinckei genome assembly, chromosome: PVVCY_13, a single genomic region encodes these proteins:
- a CDS encoding fam-b protein gives MRISILYFVFFSIIICSFEYGKNVLHFINESNVYLERNIINLENNRILADANNKLDLNHFYESTLSLADQLNDCSGEDDDDEDTQKFRNIIYSHIKKHKESNTLPDLNNVDKKRKKIIYELQKELDEVKKELDEVKKDIGNIRNNKLETQPIQDKRIVNRDEVVSVSNYEDLNRHEDLRLITENEENAVNTTADDRLKDKQELKIIRKGLLLRGCILAVLTSLLLIPVVNIWVSYMIVGLSIETLFRCYQFSKLTFKVYNVPKKMLKPPKFLKP, from the exons ATGAGAATcagtattttatattttgtttttttttcaattattatttgttcttTTGAATATGGCAAAAAT GTATTACACTTTATAAACGAGAGCAACGTATACCTTGAaaggaatataataaatttagaaaataatagaatATTAGCAGATGCAAACAATAAATTGgatttaaatcatttttatgaatCAACTTTGAGTCTTGCAGATCAATTGAATGACTGTAGTGGTGAAGATGATGATGACGAGGATACACAAAAATTtcgaaatattatatattcacaTATAAAGAAGCATAAAGAAAGTAATACATTACCcgatttaaataatgtagataaaaaaaggaaaaagatCATTTATGAACTTCAAAAAGAATTAGATgaagtaaaaaaagaattagatgaagtaaaaaaagatattgGTAATATAAGAAACAATAAATTAGAAACACAACCGATACAAGATAAAAGAATAGTAAATAGAGATGAAGTTGTTTCTGTATCCAATTATGAAGACCTTAACAGACACGAAGATCTAAGACTTATCACGGAGAATGAAGAGAATGCGGTCAATACAACTGCTGATGATAGATTAAAAGATAAACAAGagctaaaaataatacgCAAAGGGTTATTATTGAGGGGGTGTATATTAGCTGTGCTGACTAGTTTGCTTCTCATACCAGTAGTTAATATATGGGTAAGTTATATGATTGTAGGACTTTCAATTGAAACACTTTTTAGATGCTATCAATTCAGTAAATTAACCTTTAAAGTATATAATGtaccaaaaaaaatgctaaaACCCCCAAAATTCCTAAAAccctaa